A region of Rhodamnia argentea isolate NSW1041297 chromosome 9, ASM2092103v1, whole genome shotgun sequence DNA encodes the following proteins:
- the LOC115748661 gene encoding uncharacterized protein LOC115748661, translating to MSKKNSLSRRKKQYEFDLRREKAEKEKKAKKLQAKKNKMKVDGSSKKKGESGFQVGKRKVKTKLTALVNAKAAQAMELDK from the exons ATGTCGAAGAAGAACAGCTTATCCCGTAGGAAGAAGCAGTACGAGTTTGATCTTCgaa GAGAGAAAgcggagaaagagaagaaggcgAAGAAGCTTCAAGCTAAGAAAAACAAGATGAAG GTTGATGGTAGCAGCAAGAAGAAGGGTGAGAGTGGATTCCAAGTTGGGAAGAGAAAGGTGAAGACGAAGTTAACTGCTTTGGTAAACGCTAAGGCGGCACAGGCAATGGAGCTGGACAAATGA